The proteins below come from a single Papaver somniferum cultivar HN1 chromosome 11, ASM357369v1, whole genome shotgun sequence genomic window:
- the LOC113320322 gene encoding uncharacterized protein LOC113320322: MAKKEALSFLQDKKKLEEARKRSAELEKQLEEERAARQSLDEELNELVNQHEEELEVECADKNKKLSNLHVEFKVMMTNACKAAVFRERQRVASANTFASVAVHPLLVHSETEKVVPNVAGGEDRMDTDQSAPGDGQT; encoded by the exons ATGGCTAAGAAAGAGGCCTTATCATTTCTCCAGgataagaagaaattagaag AGGCTCGTAAGCGAAGTGCAGAGTTGGAGAAACAACTGGAGGAAGAGAGGGCTGCTAGGCAAAGTCTTGATGAGGAACTTAATGAGTTGGTGAATCAACATGAGGAGGAGTTAGAGGTTGAATGTGCTGATAAGAACAAGAAGTTGAGCAATCTTCATGTGGAATTCAAGGTCATGATGACAAATGCGTGTAAAGCCGCTGTTTTTCGTGAGCGTCAAAGGGTTGCGTCAGCCAATACTTTTGCCAGTGTTGCAGTCCATCCCCTTCTTGTCCATTCCGAGACCGAGAAAGTCGTTCCCAACGTTGCTGGAGGCGAGGATCGGATGGACACTGATCAAAGCGCTCCTGGTGATGGACAGACTTGA